The proteins below are encoded in one region of Carassius auratus strain Wakin linkage group LG44F, ASM336829v1, whole genome shotgun sequence:
- the LOC113068211 gene encoding uncharacterized protein LOC113068211: MEASNNPREQNSETESAVRNLLSCIRRHSSPQADGNPNSSPTVAPQPGTSASFGVGQAVSRPNTVQQEMQRAFPALYHGSRKRMKKMAPEPAKVTSVKFLEFQFCLLSKNSQKTPKDETVLLQAGLGRRTVNIPDNADHTEITKVLLQEYPKLQNLRGGWLLQKASGGSGQRKTTSLAQDSQGYTAKILKTSSNNGKNVIYIVPLQEEIDITPLPYNAPEFHNMPKNICMTCGISVPLQLLPCHLEDCQSNNAIESESDKEKEKETEEAHGLSHESDVICLDACPICGEEFSAEVMPYHASTCGESFPEIFPSIMDGNSVDETASLPSQSTTFQLDPDHLTPGPSVSAESAPSMCDDWKRIELPERAAIQYRRCALRQKEDEPPLKVRIDIREDMEDQEGRIINFYKVPKIDWTRPLQCRLEGDVATGDGVQRHFFSMVMHKLQNGFLFNVGNGNGTALFEGQADHLIPSTSQVLLQSDLFVMAGRIIGHSFLHGGPSLAGVSPAIVHVSLGGSQQTATITIEDVADIDIRETVQMVGWYVPYW; encoded by the exons ATGGAGGCATCAAACAATCCCAGG GAGCAAAATTCAGAAACAGAAAGTGCTGTAAGGAATCTGCTTAGCTGCATCCGAAGGCATAGCAGCCCTCAAGCAGATGGAAATCCCAACAGTTCTCCCACCGTGGCACCTCAGCCTGGTACTAGTGCTTCCTTTGGGGTTGGCCAGGCTGTTAGTAGGCCAAACACAGTTCAGCAAGAAATGCAAAG agCTTTTCCAGCACTTTACCATGGAAGCCGTAAACGAATGAAAAAAATGGCACCTGAACCTGCAAAAGTTACGTCTGTAAAGTTCTTAGAATTCCAATTCTGCTTGCTTTCAAAAAACTCCCAAAAGACTCCCAAAGATGAAACGGTTCTCTTACAAGCAGGGCTAGGCAGAAGAACTGTAAATATTCCAGACAATGCTGATCATACTGAG ATAACCAAAGTACTTCTTCAGGAGTACCCAAAGTTGCAAAACTTAAGAGGTGGTTGGTTGCTCCAAAAAGCCTCAG GGGGCAGTGGACAAAGGAAAACAACATCTCTGGCCCAGGATTCCCAGGGCTACACAGCAAAAATATTGAAGACGTCCTCTAACAATGGGAAGAATGTCATCTACATCGTCCCCCTCCAAGAAGAAATCGATATAACCCCGTTGCCATATAATGCACCTGAATTTCATAACATGCCCAAAAACATCTGCATGACCTGTGGTATATCAGTCCCATTACAGTTGCTGCCATGTCACCTTGAGGATTGTCAAAGTAATAATGCG atagaATCTGAATCTgacaaggaaaaagaaaaagaaactgaaGAGGCCCATGGACTGAGCCATGAGTCAGATGTAATTTGTCTG GATGCCTGTCCGATATGTGGAGAAGAATTTTCTGCAGAAGTGATGCCTTACCATGCCAGTACATGTGGAGAAAG tTTCCCTGAGATTTTCCCCTCGATTATGGATGGAAACTCTGTTGATGAAACTGCCTCATTACCATCCCAAAGCACTACTTTCCAACTTGATCCTGATCATTTAACACCTGGGCCATCAGTTTCAGCTGAAAGTGCACCTTCAATGTGTGATG ATTGGAAGAGGATTGAGCTTCCAGAAAGGGCAGCTATACAGTACAGGCGGTGTGCACTTCGACAAAAAGAAGATGAGCCCCCACTGAAAGTACGAATTGATATTAGAGAAGACATGGAGGACCAGGAGGGGAGAATAATAAATTTTTACAAGGTCCCCAAAATTGATTGGACTAGACCTCTTCAATGCCGATTGGAag gggatGTTGCCACTGGGGATGGTGTTCAGCGCCATTTTTTCAGCATGGTGATGCACAAGCTGCAGAATGGATTCCTCTTTAATGTCG GAAATGGAAACGGAACTGCATTATTTGAAGGGCAAGCTGACCACCTTATCCCATCTACTTCCCAAGTCCTTTTGCAGAGTGACTTGTTTGTGATGGCAGGCAGGATTATTGGTCATTCTTTCCTCCATGGTGGGCCTTCATTAGCAGGTGTGAGCCCAGCAATTGTACATGTATCATTAGGTGGCTCCCAACAAACAGCAACCATCACAATTGAAGATGTGGCCGACATCGACATTAGGGAGACAGTACAGATGGTAGGTTGGTATGTGCCATATTGGTAG
- the LOC113068233 gene encoding uncharacterized protein LOC113068233, with protein sequence MDPHIMVSQERGKNGRPRILISEDSVSQLLTLGLPVTCIARLLGVSKFTIHRRMVEWGLSVKATYSNIADAELDSLVATIHTSNPNAGYRMMMGLLRAQGHRVQWDRVRSSMHRVDTASIVSRMSQLGCVVRRTYSVPSPKSLMHIDTNHKLIRYNIVIFGGIDGFSRKIMYLGVSNNNLASTTLSFFHEAVQKFGFPLRVRGDHGGENVDVACLMFSVRGTGRSSFIAELSDCGGMCSLRLPPTSHVLHQLEEDGHLDLSSSLHIFCCHYAFIPRLQVHLNIFRDGWDNHPLSSEGNLSPHQLWQLGQQYHSEECDENLQIPQIDWESSGLIPSDTNSGIQVPEIECPLSSEELNELKAAVDPMQPSGNFGADVYIATLQYMHSIGYM encoded by the exons ATGGATCCACACATCATGGTTTCccaagagagaggaaaaaatggCCGTCCACGGATTTTGATTTCTGAAGACTCTGTATCCCAACTGCTTACATTAGGATTGCCTGTGACATGTATTGCAAGGTTGCTAGGGGTGTCCAAGTTTACAATTCATAGACGCATGGTGGAATGGGGATTATCTGTGAAGGCAACCTACAGCAACATTGCAGATGCAGAGCTAGACTCACTTGTGGCAACAATCCACACAAGCAATCCGAATGCAGGTTACAGAATGATGATGGGTCTGCTGAGAGCACAAGGTCATCGGGTACAGTGGGATAGAGTTCGTTCTTCAATGCATCGAGTTGACACTGCAAGCATTGTTTCCAGGATGTCACAATTAGGATGTGTGGTTAGGAGGACATATTCTGTGCCCAGCCCAAAGTCCCTGATGCACATTGACACAAACCACAAGTTGATACG GTATAACATTGTGATATTTGGAGGGATCGATGGCTTCTCCAGGAAG ATAATGTACCTTGGTGTGTCAAATAACAATCTGGCTTCCACAACACTGTCTTTTTTCCATGAGGCAGTTCAGAAGTTTGGATTTCCACTGAG GGTTCGGGGGGATCATGGAGGGGAGAATGTAGATGTGGCCTGCCTTATGTTCTCTGTCCGAGGAACGGGGAGAAGTAGCTTCATTGCTG AATTGAGCGATTGTGGCGGGATGTGTTCACTGCGGTTACCTCCCACTTCCCATGTTCTGCACCAGCTGGAAGAGGATGGGCATCTTGATCTGTCCAGCAGTCTTCACATCTTCTGCTGTCACTATGCCTTTATCCCACGGCTCCAAGTCCATCTCAATATATTTAGAGATGGATGGGACAACCATCCCCTTTCATCAGAGGGCAACCTCTCTCCACATCAGCTGTGGCAACTGGGGCAGCAGTACCATTCAGAAGAGTGTGATGAG aATCTACAGATTCCACAAATTGACTGGGAAAGCAGCGGCCTTATCCCCAGTGACACAAATTCTGGCATCCAGGTTCCTGAAATTGAATGTCCACTGAGTTCTGAGGAACTTAATGAACTAAAGGCTGCTGTGGACCCAATGCAACCATCAGGAAATTTTGGGGCAGATGTTTACATTGCTACACTGCAGTACATGCATAGTATTGGCTATATGTAA